In Dyadobacter subterraneus, a single genomic region encodes these proteins:
- a CDS encoding SulP family inorganic anion transporter: MSTNKNNLFSNLRFDFPAGLVVSLVALPLCLGVALASTGRPDLLFSGIIAGVVGGIVVGFLSGSSLGVAGPAAGLVVIVLTAIKTLGSFEAFLLAVVIAGAIQLLAGFLNAGIIGYYFPSSVIKGMLAAIGITLILKEIPHAFGYDADFMGDEAFSQKDGQNTFTEVYNAIRYSSTGAIIISVVSLGLLLLFDKPFMKRIELFKFLPGALFVVLTGILLNTFFANYYPEIAMGGEHLVQLPVASSVSEFFSFFKTPDFSAINRVEVYTVAVTLAIVASLESLLSVEATDKLDPYKRTTPTNRELKAQGIGNMVSGLIGGLPITQVIVRSSANIESGGRTKMGTIIHGSLLLLSAIFIPKYLNHIPLASLAAILLLVGYKLSKFSLYSGMYKLGKEQFLPFIVTVVAILSTDLLKGIAIGMVVAIYFILRKNYKHSYHYKKEEYKDGEVITILLSEEVTFLNKGTIGSTLDSLPENSKVIIDGTKSYNIDYDVLELIQEFRKHAAPMKNITVETVGIENVATVGGH, translated from the coding sequence ATGTCAACGAATAAAAATAATCTGTTTTCGAATCTCAGATTCGATTTCCCGGCAGGACTAGTCGTTTCTCTGGTCGCATTGCCATTATGTTTGGGTGTAGCCCTGGCCTCAACCGGAAGGCCGGATCTTCTGTTTTCCGGAATTATCGCCGGTGTAGTCGGAGGAATTGTTGTAGGTTTTTTAAGTGGTTCTTCTCTTGGAGTTGCCGGTCCTGCGGCGGGTCTGGTTGTGATTGTTTTGACGGCCATTAAAACGCTCGGAAGTTTTGAAGCATTTTTACTCGCAGTTGTAATAGCAGGAGCCATTCAGCTTCTCGCAGGATTTCTGAATGCCGGGATTATTGGCTACTATTTTCCTTCATCGGTGATTAAGGGAATGCTGGCAGCCATTGGTATTACACTTATTTTAAAGGAAATACCACATGCATTTGGCTATGATGCCGACTTCATGGGCGATGAAGCTTTCAGCCAAAAAGACGGACAGAATACTTTTACAGAAGTGTACAATGCAATTCGGTATAGCAGCACAGGAGCAATCATTATTTCCGTCGTTTCACTCGGGCTTTTGTTATTATTCGACAAACCTTTCATGAAACGGATTGAGCTCTTCAAGTTTCTTCCGGGTGCTTTATTTGTAGTTTTAACAGGAATTTTGCTCAATACCTTTTTTGCGAATTATTATCCGGAAATCGCTATGGGTGGCGAACATCTGGTTCAGTTACCCGTTGCATCCAGCGTTTCCGAGTTTTTCAGTTTTTTCAAAACGCCGGATTTTAGCGCCATTAATCGGGTTGAGGTTTATACAGTTGCCGTTACCCTTGCCATAGTGGCGAGTTTGGAATCGCTATTGTCGGTGGAAGCTACGGATAAACTTGATCCATATAAAAGAACTACACCAACAAACCGTGAATTAAAAGCGCAGGGTATCGGGAATATGGTTTCCGGACTGATCGGAGGTTTGCCGATTACGCAGGTAATCGTTAGAAGTTCTGCCAATATTGAATCTGGTGGAAGAACAAAAATGGGAACCATTATTCATGGATCTCTTTTGCTGCTTTCAGCGATTTTTATTCCAAAATATCTTAATCATATCCCACTTGCATCTTTGGCCGCGATACTACTTTTGGTAGGTTATAAGCTTTCCAAATTCTCACTTTACAGCGGAATGTATAAATTAGGTAAAGAGCAGTTTCTCCCTTTCATCGTGACTGTCGTTGCTATTTTGAGCACAGATTTATTAAAAGGAATTGCCATAGGAATGGTTGTTGCGATTTATTTTATTTTGAGAAAGAACTACAAACACTCTTATCACTATAAAAAAGAGGAATACAAAGACGGCGAAGTAATTACCATTCTTTTATCGGAAGAAGTTACCTTTTTGAATAAAGGGACAATCGGAAGTACGCTGGACAGTTTACCGGAAAACTCAAAAGTAATCATCGACGGTACCAAATCTTATAATATTGATTATGACGTTTTGGAACTCATTCAGGAGTTCAGAAAACATGCCGCTCCGATGAAAAATATCACTGTGGAAACAGTTGGAATTGAAAATGTGGCAACCGTCGGTGGACATTAA
- the can gene encoding carbonate dehydratase: MIKSYKKLFDNNQKWVQARVSENPDFFNELAERQSPQFLWIGCSDSRVPANEITGTMPGDIFVHRNIANMVIHTDISMLSVLDYAVNVLEVKHIIVCGHYGCGGVNAAMGNKQVGLIDNWLRHIKDVYRLHKDELNAIEDMAKRSDRLVELNVLEQVHDLTKTSIVQNAWANGKSLHVHGLVYDIKNGYLQDLNITVGDNVDIEDVYKLDALEHTIS, encoded by the coding sequence ATGATTAAGTCATATAAAAAGCTTTTCGACAATAACCAAAAGTGGGTACAGGCAAGAGTAAGCGAAAATCCGGATTTTTTTAATGAGCTGGCAGAAAGACAATCTCCACAGTTTTTATGGATCGGCTGCTCAGACAGCCGTGTACCTGCAAATGAAATAACCGGAACAATGCCAGGAGATATTTTCGTGCACAGAAATATCGCCAACATGGTAATTCACACAGATATCAGCATGTTGAGCGTACTGGATTATGCTGTCAATGTGCTTGAAGTAAAACATATTATTGTCTGCGGACATTATGGATGTGGCGGTGTAAATGCTGCAATGGGCAACAAACAAGTTGGCTTAATAGATAACTGGCTTCGTCATATCAAAGATGTTTATCGTCTGCATAAGGATGAACTGAATGCGATTGAAGATATGGCCAAAAGAAGTGACCGGCTTGTTGAGCTTAACGTTCTTGAACAAGTTCACGATCTTACCAAAACCTCAATCGTTCAAAATGCCTGGGCTAATGGGAAATCCCTTCATGTCCATGGTTTGGTTTATGACATTAAAAATGGCTATCTGCAAGATCTGAATATCACTGTTGGCGACAATGTAGATATTGAAGATGTGTATAAACTGGATGCATTGGAACACACAATCAGCTAG
- the hisB gene encoding bifunctional histidinol-phosphatase/imidazoleglycerol-phosphate dehydratase HisB, with translation MKKVLFIDRDGTIIIEPPTDFQVDSLEKLEFLPKAISNLRKIAEETDYELVMVTNQDGLGTKSFPEDTFWPAHNKMLQILEGENIHFTTVHIDKSFPEDNLPTRKPGIGMLTSYFSDEYDLENSYVIGDRLTDVQLAVNLKAKAILLKNELPKEDVTPEMSKAVSYISLDWDAIYEHLKLPSRTASFQRNTKETQIHIELNLDGSGRSDIHTGLGFYDHMLDQLARHSGADLTIHVEGDLHIDEHHTIEDTALALGEAYRIAIGDKRGISRYGFLLPMDEALAQVAIDFSGRPWLVWDAEFKREKIGEMPTEMFYHFFKSFSDTSLSNLNIKVEGQNEHHKIESIFKGFAKAIKMAVRRDLKALDFMPSTKGVL, from the coding sequence ATGAAAAAAGTATTATTTATTGATCGTGACGGAACGATCATTATTGAGCCGCCAACGGATTTTCAGGTTGATTCGCTTGAAAAACTTGAATTCCTTCCGAAAGCGATTTCAAATCTTCGGAAGATAGCCGAAGAAACGGATTACGAACTGGTAATGGTAACCAATCAGGATGGTTTGGGTACTAAATCTTTTCCGGAAGATACTTTCTGGCCGGCACACAATAAAATGCTTCAGATTCTTGAAGGAGAAAATATACATTTTACAACGGTTCATATCGACAAAAGTTTTCCGGAAGATAATCTTCCAACCAGAAAACCCGGTATCGGTATGCTGACTTCCTATTTTTCGGACGAATATGATCTTGAAAACAGTTATGTGATCGGTGACCGTTTGACTGACGTTCAATTGGCTGTAAATCTTAAAGCGAAAGCCATTTTGTTAAAAAATGAGCTTCCAAAAGAAGATGTGACACCTGAAATGAGCAAAGCAGTTTCTTATATTTCATTGGATTGGGATGCGATTTATGAGCATTTGAAATTACCTTCCAGAACAGCAAGTTTTCAGCGTAATACCAAAGAAACCCAGATTCATATTGAATTAAATCTTGACGGAAGCGGAAGATCTGATATTCATACCGGTTTAGGATTTTATGATCATATGCTGGATCAATTGGCCAGACATTCCGGCGCCGATTTGACAATTCACGTGGAAGGTGATTTGCATATCGACGAACATCATACAATTGAAGATACTGCTCTGGCGCTTGGTGAAGCATATAGAATTGCCATTGGCGACAAACGCGGAATTAGCCGTTACGGGTTTTTATTACCGATGGATGAAGCGCTTGCACAGGTTGCAATTGATTTTTCCGGACGTCCATGGCTGGTTTGGGATGCTGAATTTAAAAGAGAGAAAATCGGAGAAATGCCGACAGAAATGTTCTATCACTTTTTCAAATCGTTCTCTGATACGTCTTTATCCAATTTGAATATCAAAGTGGAAGGCCAGAATGAGCATCATAAAATTGAATCAATCTTTAAAGGATTTGCGAAAGCAATAAAAATGGCCGTACGCCGTGACCTGAAAGCGCTCGATTTTATGCCATCCACCAAAGGTGTTTTATAA
- a CDS encoding riboflavin synthase, with amino-acid sequence MFTGIVETIGEVLKVETEGTNKTFTLRSTLAPELKIDQSLNHNGVCLTVVSLKEDTYQVTAIEETLNKTNLGSLKEGSKANLERCMPANGRFDGHIVQGHVDQTAICTRIEERDGSWLFDFQYDAALGNMTVEKGSICVNGVSLTVFNSEENSFRVAIIPYTYSFTNFHQLQEGETVNLEFDILGKYIKRILGSYTM; translated from the coding sequence ATGTTTACAGGAATTGTAGAAACCATTGGAGAAGTTTTAAAAGTCGAAACAGAAGGTACCAACAAAACTTTCACTTTACGTTCGACTCTGGCTCCTGAATTGAAAATTGACCAAAGTTTAAACCATAATGGTGTTTGTCTTACCGTAGTTTCATTGAAAGAAGACACATACCAGGTTACTGCGATTGAAGAAACTTTGAATAAAACCAATCTTGGAAGTTTAAAAGAAGGCAGCAAGGCAAATCTGGAAAGATGTATGCCGGCAAATGGCAGATTTGATGGCCATATTGTACAGGGACACGTAGACCAAACCGCAATTTGCACACGCATTGAAGAAAGAGACGGAAGCTGGTTATTTGATTTTCAATATGATGCCGCACTTGGAAATATGACAGTGGAAAAAGGATCAATTTGTGTCAATGGGGTGAGTCTTACTGTTTTTAATTCGGAGGAGAATTCATTCCGAGTTGCCATTATCCCTTATACTTATTCATTTACAAATTTCCACCAGTTGCAGGAAGGCGAGACCGTAAATCTCGAATTTGATATTCTTGGAAAATATATCAAACGAATTCTTGGTTCATATACGATGTAA
- a CDS encoding PASTA domain-containing protein, which yields MAKISTQSRKDLFIHIGIVVSLILVFFLGFFFIYLPFTTNHGEAITVPDLRKKNLSELEDFLDSRDLRFEVDSTYVPNLPPLTVIQQYPKPGAKVKEGRKIYVTVVSLTAPLIKMPKLTDMTHRSAQMQLKSLGLEEGTISYVPDMAQNAVLRQMYKGVEILPGQPIAKGSKIDLELGEGLGSAQFELPSVIGMPLDEAKIQIVGAGLKVGQVMQVAAEEGQIPGSVVKQNPESGNKVRIGDVIDLWVIPAGAEPNAPNEDNTQP from the coding sequence ATGGCAAAAATTAGCACCCAATCCCGCAAGGATCTTTTTATACATATTGGCATTGTAGTATCACTTATACTGGTATTTTTTCTAGGCTTTTTCTTTATTTATCTGCCTTTCACAACAAATCACGGAGAGGCGATTACGGTACCGGATCTTCGCAAGAAAAATTTGAGCGAGCTGGAAGATTTTCTGGACAGCCGGGATCTACGTTTTGAGGTTGACTCCACTTATGTGCCCAATTTGCCTCCTTTGACCGTTATTCAGCAATATCCAAAACCGGGAGCAAAGGTTAAGGAAGGCAGAAAAATATATGTTACCGTAGTTTCTCTAACGGCTCCGCTTATAAAAATGCCAAAGCTGACGGACATGACGCACAGAAGTGCGCAGATGCAGCTTAAAAGTTTAGGTTTGGAAGAAGGAACAATATCTTACGTTCCGGATATGGCGCAAAATGCCGTTCTCAGACAAATGTATAAAGGGGTTGAAATTTTACCCGGACAGCCGATTGCAAAAGGGTCGAAAATCGATCTGGAACTGGGTGAAGGTTTGGGATCTGCCCAGTTTGAGTTGCCTTCTGTTATTGGTATGCCATTGGATGAAGCCAAAATCCAGATTGTCGGTGCAGGATTAAAAGTTGGTCAGGTAATGCAGGTTGCAGCGGAAGAGGGACAAATTCCCGGAAGTGTTGTGAAGCAGAATCCTGAATCAGGAAATAAAGTTCGAATCGGCGATGTAATTGACCTGTGGGTAATTCCGGCAGGCGCTGAACCAAATGCCCCAAATGAAGATAACACACAACCGTAA
- a CDS encoding T9SS type A sorting domain-containing protein, translated as MKITHNRKNVLSGIDKFLFLTILILISSQLNNVYGQLKLVPLVNRQSTGAETKSHASARIQALSLPFFDDLSTTATSHPDSAFWMPGSGVYINNTEATTQPSVNMATFDGLDANGVPYNYTNQLSQGHTDTLTSQAINLAGLSPSDSVYLSFYWLAKGLGELPDDGDTLRLEFLGQDQQWVSMWSTTGPLFDSLFTRQFVAVTNPVFFHSNFQFRFRAYGRLSGPYDTWHLDYLYLNKGRSVTDRFIKDIAVRTPLTPFLRKYTAMPIKQYRANPALATTDSVGTEIINLFNNFNFTTFNFTVKDEISGKEFTNYSATAAVFIGGERTQLKRMAVSPIPVDKSLKALKLKYKLNLITTDDQNPTIPSVNLRRNDTISAVTNLSDYYAYDDGSAEYGVQVNQVLGRVAVRFALAQPDTLSGVRMSIVPFNTNVTGQSFTIQILSNKNGKPDQVLAQRAVSVQYASARDSLIQFTFGTPVALKDTFYVGWIQVNEQPLSLGYDRNSTLGNTNIFYNLGTQWVQETSLKGSVIIRPYMGGSVGETVTGTEPVTNNNTYFFPNPNKGIIGWNEDWIKKVEIYSVQGNLVRTILVETNSRSATVNELSDGMYIFKASDGKRSFAQKMLIVK; from the coding sequence ATGAAGATAACACACAACCGTAAAAACGTATTATCCGGGATTGACAAATTTTTGTTTCTAACAATATTAATTCTGATTTCCAGTCAGCTTAATAATGTATATGGACAGCTCAAACTGGTACCGCTTGTTAATCGTCAAAGCACTGGTGCAGAAACGAAATCCCATGCATCAGCCAGAATCCAGGCATTGAGTTTGCCATTTTTCGATGATTTATCTACAACTGCCACCTCGCATCCGGATTCCGCTTTCTGGATGCCTGGAAGTGGCGTTTATATTAATAATACCGAAGCCACGACACAGCCTTCTGTGAACATGGCGACATTTGACGGGCTCGACGCGAATGGCGTTCCTTATAATTATACAAACCAATTATCACAGGGACACACTGATACGCTTACCTCACAGGCAATTAATCTTGCAGGTCTGTCGCCTTCCGATTCCGTTTATTTAAGTTTTTACTGGCTCGCAAAAGGACTGGGAGAATTGCCGGACGACGGTGACACTTTGCGTCTTGAATTTCTGGGACAGGATCAACAATGGGTTTCGATGTGGTCAACAACGGGACCACTATTTGATTCTCTTTTTACAAGACAGTTTGTGGCGGTTACGAATCCCGTTTTTTTTCATAGCAATTTCCAATTCAGGTTCAGAGCGTATGGAAGACTTTCCGGGCCGTATGATACCTGGCATCTGGATTATTTGTATTTAAACAAAGGCAGATCTGTTACAGACCGCTTTATTAAAGATATTGCTGTCAGAACGCCGTTGACTCCTTTTTTGAGAAAATACACTGCCATGCCAATAAAGCAATATAGGGCAAATCCTGCACTGGCTACAACGGATTCAGTTGGGACCGAAATAATTAATCTTTTCAATAATTTCAATTTTACAACCTTCAATTTTACCGTTAAAGACGAAATTTCTGGAAAGGAATTTACAAATTATAGTGCAACGGCCGCGGTTTTTATTGGCGGAGAAAGAACACAGCTGAAACGAATGGCCGTTTCTCCGATTCCGGTTGATAAATCTTTAAAGGCTTTGAAACTTAAATATAAGTTAAATCTGATCACAACGGATGACCAGAATCCAACCATTCCATCCGTAAATCTCAGGAGAAATGATACCATAAGTGCTGTTACAAATCTGAGCGACTATTATGCTTATGATGACGGGAGTGCTGAATATGGTGTTCAGGTTAATCAGGTGCTCGGACGGGTCGCAGTTCGTTTTGCATTAGCTCAACCTGATACGTTAAGTGGCGTTAGAATGTCCATTGTACCGTTCAATACAAATGTTACCGGACAATCATTTACCATTCAAATATTAAGTAATAAAAACGGAAAGCCGGACCAGGTTTTGGCCCAAAGAGCAGTTTCTGTGCAATATGCATCGGCTCGTGACAGTTTGATCCAGTTTACTTTTGGGACACCGGTTGCTTTAAAGGACACCTTTTACGTTGGCTGGATCCAGGTTAATGAACAGCCACTAAGTTTGGGTTATGATCGTAATTCTACACTTGGCAACACAAATATTTTCTATAACCTGGGAACACAATGGGTGCAGGAAACTTCTCTAAAAGGAAGTGTTATTATTCGTCCTTATATGGGAGGAAGTGTTGGAGAGACAGTTACAGGTACTGAACCAGTCACAAACAATAACACTTATTTTTTCCCCAATCCTAATAAAGGTATTATTGGCTGGAATGAGGACTGGATCAAAAAAGTAGAAATTTATTCTGTTCAGGGTAATTTGGTAAGAACAATTTTGGTCGAAACTAATAGCAGATCGGCAACCGTTAATGAATTATCAGATGGTATGTATATATTTAAAGCGTCGGATGGGAAACGATCTTTCGCCCAAAAAATGTTGATAGTAAAATAG
- a CDS encoding rhodanese-like domain-containing protein: MDIKVEELKERLDKGETLNFYDVREEHEYEEDNLGATLIPLAELPDHLDELEPLKDEEIIIHCRSGARSGKAQAFLEARGFTNVRNVIGGILAYRELEEEA, translated from the coding sequence ATGGATATTAAAGTTGAAGAATTAAAAGAACGTTTAGATAAAGGAGAAACTTTGAATTTTTACGATGTTCGCGAAGAGCATGAATATGAAGAAGACAATTTGGGTGCTACTTTGATTCCTCTTGCTGAACTGCCAGATCATCTGGACGAACTTGAACCTTTGAAAGACGAAGAAATAATCATCCATTGCCGCTCAGGTGCCAGAAGCGGAAAAGCACAGGCATTCCTTGAAGCGCGTGGATTTACAAATGTACGCAACGTGATAGGCGGAATTCTTGCTTACCGCGAATTGGAAGAAGAGGCTTAA
- the miaA gene encoding tRNA (adenosine(37)-N6)-dimethylallyltransferase MiaA translates to MPNSQVKYLIIIAGPTAVGKTELAIRLAKTLKTEIISADSRQIFRELSIGTAKPSEEELNEVPHHFINSHSITEQYSAGDFERDALVLLESLFQKHDFVIMTGGSGLYIKAVSEGLDALPAPEDGLRQLLTDRLLNEGLEKLQEEIRNIDPAFAETKEIFNPQRVVRALEVFHTTGIPISQYQQKNLQSRPFKQISIALDRDRAELYHRIDTRMDQMLAQGLVNEAKSVIEFRDSHALQTVGYKEVYGWLDGLYNEKEMVRLLKQNSRRYAKRQLTWFRHQGDFQWFKPEEFDKILSYIKSESV, encoded by the coding sequence ATGCCAAATAGCCAGGTAAAATACCTGATCATCATCGCAGGCCCCACAGCAGTAGGAAAAACAGAACTTGCAATCAGGCTCGCCAAGACGTTAAAAACGGAAATTATCTCCGCAGATTCACGTCAGATTTTTCGGGAATTATCAATTGGAACTGCGAAACCTTCCGAAGAAGAGTTAAATGAAGTCCCACATCATTTTATAAATTCTCATTCCATCACCGAACAGTACAGCGCAGGAGATTTTGAGCGTGACGCCTTAGTGTTACTCGAATCCTTATTCCAAAAGCATGACTTTGTAATAATGACTGGTGGCTCAGGTCTTTATATTAAGGCAGTTTCAGAGGGTTTGGATGCTTTGCCAGCTCCAGAAGATGGTCTCCGGCAATTGTTAACAGATCGTCTATTAAATGAGGGTTTGGAAAAATTACAGGAAGAAATCAGAAATATAGATCCTGCTTTTGCTGAAACCAAAGAAATATTCAATCCGCAACGCGTTGTACGGGCACTGGAAGTTTTCCATACTACTGGTATACCAATCTCACAATACCAGCAAAAAAACTTACAAAGCCGGCCATTCAAACAAATATCCATCGCGCTTGATCGCGACCGCGCTGAGCTATACCATCGCATTGATACCAGAATGGATCAAATGCTGGCTCAGGGATTGGTGAATGAAGCTAAAAGCGTAATTGAATTTCGTGATAGCCATGCACTGCAAACGGTAGGATATAAAGAAGTTTACGGTTGGCTGGATGGCTTGTATAATGAAAAGGAAATGGTGCGCCTATTGAAGCAAAATTCAAGAAGATATGCCAAAAGACAGTTAACCTGGTTCCGACATCAAGGAGATTTTCAGTGGTTCAAACCCGAAGAATTTGATAAAATCCTGAGTTATATCAAATCAGAATCAGTTTAA
- a CDS encoding DUF4230 domain-containing protein has product MSTLLFFILSVFLGGALGAGAYYFWSGRHKLKSEPQREATILLERIEKVFKVVMAEGYFTEIYNYQHDKNFWNLIKDKKKALVIAKAKVLVGYDFGKLRFHVEGINRKIVIDYFPEPEVLSMDTDYKFYDIEQGWLNRFQSDDYTSILNEAKQTMNEKALQSDLPRIATNQVQLMMFQLAATMNWNIDMQLPEGNKNSIDEYSAYKPVEAGIESLNKKTE; this is encoded by the coding sequence ATGAGCACACTACTTTTCTTTATTTTATCTGTTTTTTTAGGCGGAGCACTTGGCGCCGGTGCCTATTACTTTTGGTCGGGTAGGCACAAATTAAAATCCGAACCACAACGTGAAGCCACAATTCTGCTGGAAAGAATAGAAAAAGTTTTTAAAGTGGTCATGGCGGAGGGATATTTTACAGAGATATACAATTACCAACACGATAAAAATTTCTGGAATCTGATAAAAGATAAGAAAAAAGCTTTGGTTATTGCAAAAGCGAAAGTGTTGGTCGGGTATGATTTTGGTAAACTGCGTTTTCATGTGGAAGGAATCAATCGAAAAATAGTAATTGATTATTTTCCTGAGCCGGAAGTCCTTTCGATGGACACGGATTATAAATTTTATGATATTGAACAGGGCTGGTTAAATCGTTTTCAAAGTGATGATTACACTTCAATTTTAAACGAAGCAAAGCAGACGATGAATGAAAAGGCGCTGCAAAGTGACCTTCCCCGGATAGCGACAAACCAGGTTCAATTAATGATGTTCCAGTTAGCTGCTACAATGAACTGGAATATTGATATGCAATTACCAGAAGGCAATAAAAACAGCATTGACGAATATTCTGCTTACAAACCAGTGGAAGCTGGAATAGAATCTCTCAACAAGAAAACGGAATAA
- the gldN gene encoding gliding motility protein GldN, whose amino-acid sequence MNGKTIAWSILSLTMGSTMVFAQEKEDSTANQFSSHPISEGDVMMKRTLWRRVDLKEKQNSSMFSKNNEITRYLLEAAKAGLIDAYTNDSCTTKLSSDLIHKKLLIPNQTAGLSAEEIAAGFGKPAADAGGWDDKPKVDPKKTEKTAAADDGWGAPAKKAAVEDDGWGAPKPKKSTKKGAKGKVVKEEPPVVAAVPVDTFQVAATMATEEEFFPDQINLMEVKEDWTFDKKRSRLYMDIQAITLLIPSDMNAATGLELPIASFRYKDVERLFRSDPKKYIWYNNKNTAQNKNLADAFDLRLFYGRITKYSNAADKSFIDIYKGDKEALIKSLNYEQELMELEHGLWEY is encoded by the coding sequence ATGAACGGAAAAACAATTGCATGGTCAATATTGTCCCTAACGATGGGGTCTACCATGGTATTTGCTCAGGAGAAGGAAGACTCTACCGCGAATCAATTTTCGTCACATCCAATCAGTGAGGGTGATGTGATGATGAAAAGAACATTGTGGAGAAGAGTAGATCTTAAAGAGAAACAAAACTCTTCCATGTTCTCTAAAAATAATGAAATTACAAGATATTTGTTAGAAGCAGCAAAAGCAGGCCTTATTGATGCTTATACTAATGATTCTTGTACAACCAAGTTATCAAGTGATTTAATCCATAAAAAACTGCTTATTCCTAATCAGACAGCTGGTTTGTCTGCCGAAGAAATTGCGGCCGGTTTTGGAAAACCTGCTGCTGATGCAGGTGGATGGGATGATAAGCCAAAGGTAGATCCTAAGAAAACCGAAAAAACAGCTGCGGCTGATGACGGATGGGGAGCACCTGCTAAAAAAGCTGCTGTTGAAGATGATGGCTGGGGAGCACCTAAGCCAAAAAAATCAACTAAAAAAGGAGCAAAAGGCAAAGTGGTGAAAGAAGAGCCGCCTGTTGTTGCAGCAGTACCGGTTGATACTTTTCAGGTTGCAGCGACCATGGCAACAGAAGAAGAATTTTTCCCTGATCAGATAAACCTGATGGAAGTTAAGGAAGACTGGACTTTTGATAAAAAACGTTCTCGTTTGTACATGGATATCCAGGCAATCACACTTTTGATTCCTTCTGATATGAATGCAGCAACGGGTCTTGAATTGCCGATCGCTTCATTCCGTTACAAAGATGTTGAACGTTTGTTCAGAAGCGATCCTAAAAAATACATTTGGTATAACAACAAGAACACCGCTCAAAACAAAAATCTTGCTGATGCCTTTGATTTGCGCTTGTTCTACGGTCGTATCACTAAGTATTCAAATGCTGCTGACAAGTCATTTATTGACATTTACAAAGGAGATAAAGAAGCATTGATCAAATCTCTTAATTACGAACAAGAGTTAATGGAACTTGAACACGGTCTTTGGGAATATTAA